The following are from one region of the Strix uralensis isolate ZFMK-TIS-50842 chromosome 4, bStrUra1, whole genome shotgun sequence genome:
- the GPR68 gene encoding ovarian cancer G-protein coupled receptor 1 → MVNFTENATENCTIDHNIHQTLSPVVYIFVFILGLPANCLSLYYGYLQIKAKNELGIYLCNLTVADLLYIFSLPFWLQYVLQHDNWTYNELLCKICGILLYENIYISVGFLCCISIDRYLAVVHPFRFQQFRTMKAAAIVSIVIWTKEIMTCCFVFTHGEISMDAESHVVCFEHYPIKEWEHNVNYYRFSAGFLFPFFLLAFSYCGILRVVHKSHGTQKKKKIQIKRLVSSTVFIFLVCFGPYHILLVVRSLLENNCSFAEKIFNIYHVSLLLTTFNCVADPVLYCFSSESTYQNFAKMRDSCLTCLGCLSTETKESYPLNAPETPNRSQHDQQPGLLQISHDGAGMKDSSTTIMGSL, encoded by the coding sequence ATGGTGAATTTCACAGAGAATGCAACTGAGAATTGCACTATTGATCACAACATCCACCAGACATTATCCCCTGtggtatatatatttgtatttatattagGCTTGCCAGCTAACTGCCTGTCACTGTACTATGGGTATTTACAGATCAAGGCTAAAAATGAATTGGGTATCTACCTTTGCAATTTGACTGTAGCAGACCTGCTCTAcatattttctttgccattttggCTTCAGTATGTTTTACAGCATGACAATTGGACCTACAATGAGCTGCTGTGCAAAATTTGTGGCATCCTCTTGTATGAGAATATCTATATCAGTGTGGGCTTCCTCTGCTGCATCTCCATTGACCGCTATCTCGCAGTAGTGCACCCTTTTCGGTTTCAACAGTTTCGGACAATGAAGGCCGCTGCAATTGTGAGCATCGTTATCTGGACCAAAGAAATAATGACATGCTGCTTTGTCTTTACGCACGGGGAGATCAGTATGGATGCTGAGAGCCATGTGGTGTGCTTCGAGCATTACCCCATCAAAGAATGGGAGCACAATGTCAATTACTACCGCTTCTCTGCTggcttccttttccccttctttctgctGGCCTTCTCTTACTGTGGGATTTTACGAGTTGTCCACAAGAGTCACGGCActcaaaagaagaagaaaatccaaaTTAAACGACTGGTTTCAAGCACcgttttcatttttttagtttgctttggACCATACCACATTCTACTTGTGGTTCGCAGCTTGTTGGAGAACAACTGCTCATTTgctgagaaaatatttaatatttaccaTGTTTCTCTCCTGTTGACTACTTTTAACTGTGTTGCTGATCCAGTATTGTATTGTTTTTCCAGTGAAAGCACTTACCAGAACTTTGCCAAGATGCGAGACTCTTGTTTAACATGTTTAGGGTGTCTGAGTACTGAGACAAAGGAATCCTACCCACTGAATGCTCCAGAAACTCCCAACAGGTCACAGCATGACCAACAACCAGGGTTATTGCAGATATCACATGATGGTGCTGGAATGAAGGACTCCTCCACAACTATCATGGGCAGCCTATAG